The DNA segment CGTTCGAGACACTGTTGGCCCTGCACGGCATTACCCAGAAGAACGGCAAACCTTACAAGCCCACCACGCAAGGCAAGATCGAACGGTTCTGGCAGACGCTGAAGAAGCGCCTGACCATGCGGCCCGCCAGCAGCCTGGAAGAGCTGCAGCGTGAGCTGGATGAGTTCGTTGACCACTACAACCAGCACCGCCCGCACCGGGCGTTGAACCGACGCACGCCCGCCTTCGCCGGCCACGTCCCGCTGAGTGGTGGTCTTTCGTTTCCACGCGATGATCAGCTGGCTGCAGTCTAGGCGGCCGTGATCTCGGGCAGCATCACCGCGTCCTCGACCGAGCTGGTGGCGGTGAGTTCGGCCATGGACGCTTCGGAAAAGTAACGGCGGTCGCCAGCTTCCCATTCGTCGTGCTGCTCGATCAAAACGGCGCCGGTCAGGCGCAGCAGGCTGGCAGTGTTCGGGAACACTCCGACGACGTCGGTGCGACGTTTGATCTCACGGTTCAGCCGTTCCAGCGGATTCGTCGACCAGATCTGCCGCCAATGCCGGGCGGGGAAGTGCTTGAACGCCAGCACGTCGGCTCGGGCATCGTGGAGCATCTGGGCAGCCTTGGGGTGAACGCGGTCGATCATGCGAGCAACCTCCTCGAACTGCGCGTCAATATGCTCAGCGTCGGGTTGGGCGAAGATCGTGCGGATGATCGAGGCCACCATCTCCTGCCGACCCTTAGGCAGGACGGTGAGCACGTTGCGCATGAAATGCACGCGGCACCGCTGCCAGGCCGCTCCCTGCACCACCACCGCGATAGCTGCTTTCAAACCCGCGTGCGCGTCGGAGATCACCAGCTTCACCCCGGAAAGCCCTCGAGCTTTCAACGATCGCAGGAACGCTTTCCAGAACTCCTCCGTTTCGCTGTCGCCCACGTCAAAGCCGAGCACCTGACGGTGCCCGTCAGCGGTGATCCCGATCGCGACCACAACCGCTTGAGACACCACCCGCCCGTCGATGCGAACCTTGCAATAGGTGGCGTCCAAGAAGACGTAGGGGTAGGCGATCTGAGACAGGGATCGGTCGCGGAATGCCGCAACCGTCGCGTCCAGGCCGGCGCAGATGCGAGACACCTCGGACTTCGAGATGCCCGTGTCGGCGCCGAGCGCCTTGACCAGATCGTCAACCTTGCGGGTGGAGACGCCGTGCAGGTAGGCCTCCATCACCACGGCGAACAGCGCCTGATCGACCCGGCGGCGCCGCTCCAACAACGACGGAAAGAAACTGCCGG comes from the Microcella frigidaquae genome and includes:
- a CDS encoding IS256 family transposase translates to MALNQSALLQLLAELKLTDTTDRIRQMTERLYQELIDAEAASVIGAGPYERTAERVATRNGARLRTLSTTAGDLELRIPKLRAGSFFPSLLERRRRVDQALFAVVMEAYLHGVSTRKVDDLVKALGADTGISKSEVSRICAGLDATVAAFRDRSLSQIAYPYVFLDATYCKVRIDGRVVSQAVVVAIGITADGHRQVLGFDVGDSETEEFWKAFLRSLKARGLSGVKLVISDAHAGLKAAIAVVVQGAAWQRCRVHFMRNVLTVLPKGRQEMVASIIRTIFAQPDAEHIDAQFEEVARMIDRVHPKAAQMLHDARADVLAFKHFPARHWRQIWSTNPLERLNREIKRRTDVVGVFPNTASLLRLTGAVLIEQHDEWEAGDRRYFSEASMAELTATSSVEDAVMLPEITAA